accataAGTCGACTCAATCCAATTACCAATCCATATGTAGACCCAAACAAATTGATAACAAGCTTCACACATGTTGGCTCAATCACCTCGAACTTGAAAgcaatcaccgaaatcatcccaaagattctgcataacacGTTACACGAAAATAGCTCTTGTTCTTCCTGAATTACCGGTTACCGGATCTCCTAACTTGCACGAGAGTCAATACCAGAGGCTAGAATTGCAAATCAAGCTGCCTCGAACATCTAACCATCTAACTCTTTCACTGCAATCAAAACTATGCAACTAAAATGGAGATCTGCACAATGTATCCATactctgtattccaccttccagacttatgcatAAATGAATATCAGGTTTCTCAAACTTCCAGTAGATCATTCCAACATATATCGGATATGATATCTAAtttgagttaccatcaatgacaacctcaaaaCAATCTTCAAGCACAAATCTCTACCGGTACAGTGTCTTTTgcaacatttaaaaggttcttaaTGAGCCTACTAGAGATCaaatcttgttgagtgcaaggcttaGACATCATTAGTAATGAAGTCGAGATCATGCCTGACACGAATTTGGCAGATGCCTTAATCCTTGACTCTTACTTGAAAAGGTTTCAACCTAAGACTCATGCTCTTCTATCAAATAGTTAAAATGACATTACGAATacaaaatctttcataaaaaaattaaacatacttaatatatatacatttttaaaattaattaaagttATTTTTCCTTGTAAAACCACGCATTCACTATTTCACATCATCCACATAAGTGCCTGCATTCCATCATGAGTAATGAGTCTAGATAGTTCCATGGCCTATTGTGTGAGAGCTTTGGTCGCCATGTATGGAGAAGAAGACACTCGTGCCGAGAAGACAAAGTGTATTGGCGGGCATTGGGCAATAAAAAAACTAGCACGTTATACGCTAGCAATGATGTGGATTCAGACATTAAAAAAATTGCTCCTTTAGCGACGTTGTCGGGAATATGATTATAGGTCGTGGAGGTCTGAGGTTCGATTCCGACTAGGTCCAGGTACAGGTACAGGTCCCAAGCAGGCTAGGCGACAAAAGGGGCAGAAGAGAAGCTTTGGGATCGGGAGAGGATCGGGCGTGTGCAGTAAAAGATGGAGTGTAACAAGGAGGAGGCGGAGAGGGCCGTGGAGATTGCTCAGAGGAAGCTGGGGATGAAGGATCTGGAGGGTGCCAGGAAATTCGCAGTCAAGGCGCAGCAGCTGTACCCTCCTCTGCCTGCACTCTCCCAGCTCATGCCAATTCTCGATGTACTTCTGGCCGCCCACCACTCTATCAATAGCGAAATGGACTGGTACGCTATTCTTCAACTTGATGATATCAATGTCATGGCTGACGACTCTCTTGTCAGGAAACAGTATAGAAAATTGGCATTGCTCTTGCATCCTGACAAGAATAAAATTGTAGGCTCTGAGTCTGCCTTTAAGCTCATTGTTGACGCATGGGGTGTCTTGTCTGATAAGATCAGGAGGGCCATTTATGACCAGAAGAGGAAAGCCAATCCCCTCTTGAAAACCCActctcaaaaccctaaaagacctccTCAGAGACGAGCTACCCCTAAGAAAAAGCCTCCTGAAAATGGCTCTTTTAATGGTGGTCGTGGTAGTACAAATTATGCTTCCTCCATTGCTGCACCTAATCTTACACAACAGAGCAAGTCCGTAAATTTCTGGACTGTGTGTCCCTCTTGTGGCATGCAGTATGAATACCATTCTGTATATGAGAATAAGAATCTTCTCTGTAGGAATTGCCGGAAGCCTTTCCTTGCAGTAAAGGCAGCTGCGATTCCTCTATCAGCCATGAGTAATTTCAGTACTTCTTGTTATCCCTGGTCTCATGCCCAAGTGGGCTTAAACAACTCTACCACTAGTTTTGGCACAGGGGTGGGGGGTTTTGCTAATGGGGTTATTCCCAATCTCAACTTTACGTGGAGTGGACCCTTTGAGGGTGCTGGACCCAATTTCGCTACTGTCGATTCTACAGCTGAAAATATGAAAGTGAGCTGCGAAAATGTAGTAGACTCTAAGGAGGACCCAGTTGATGAGAGCCACAAAGAAAATTTACCCGGAAAAGATGAATACGATGTACTCATCAAAAAACCCCGTAAGCAGAAAGTCCCCAAGGCTTGTAAGCCATTAGCTTCTTCCTTTCACGAGGCTCCATCATCTTATAAGGCTCCTGTGTCTCCGAAAGTTCCACTCTCCTCAATGGAAACATCATCTCCCAAGAGTACTTCTGGTAAGGCGGCTTCATCTCCCAAGGTCACCTCTTCTACCAAGGAACTTTCATCTCCCAAGGTTTCGTCCTGTACTAAGGATTCTTTCCCTCCCAAGGTTTCAACCTCCACTAAGGCGGCTTCATCTCCTAAGGTTTCAGCCAAGAAGCGAAACTTTGATGACTGTTGTCAAGGAAGTGAAGATGAAGTAAGTGCCCGAAAGTCTAACTGTAGTAGGAAGGATATAGATTTGAACAAAGTGGATGCTGAGGTATTTCACGGTGATGCCAGTAAAGAGCAACCAAAGAAATCGTTTCCCGAGGTCGCCTTTACATCGCCTCTAAGAGCAAATCAAACTAATAAACCATCTGGCAAACAAGCTCCAGCAACATTGCGCAAGGATTGCTTGGCAAAATCTGTCAGAGATTTGTTAGCAGAGAAGGCAAAAATGGATATACGGAAGAATCTCTCTGAGGCGAAAAGGAAAGCTGAAAAGGCTGCAGCTGACAAGGAAGAAGCTGAAAAGGCTGCGGCTGCGAAGGAAAAAGCAGTAGCTGCAGCTGCAAAGAAAGAAGTCTTGGCTGCAGCTGCAAAGAAAGAAGCATCGACTGCTGTAAGAAAAAGGACAGTAGAAGATGAGTCGAGAAAAGCTTCAGTTTCAGCTAAAAGTCCGGACAAGGCTAAAAAATGTGCAAAGATTGAG
This genomic stretch from Cryptomeria japonica chromosome 8, Sugi_1.0, whole genome shotgun sequence harbors:
- the LOC131072439 gene encoding uncharacterized protein LOC131072439; protein product: MECNKEEAERAVEIAQRKLGMKDLEGARKFAVKAQQLYPPLPALSQLMPILDVLLAAHHSINSEMDWYAILQLDDINVMADDSLVRKQYRKLALLLHPDKNKIVGSESAFKLIVDAWGVLSDKIRRAIYDQKRKANPLLKTHSQNPKRPPQRRATPKKKPPENGSFNGGRGSTNYASSIAAPNLTQQSKSVNFWTVCPSCGMQYEYHSVYENKNLLCRNCRKPFLAVKAAAIPLSAMSNFSTSCYPWSHAQVGLNNSTTSFGTGVGGFANGVIPNLNFTWSGPFEGAGPNFATVDSTAENMKVSCENVVDSKEDPVDESHKENLPGKDEYDVLIKKPRKQKVPKACKPLASSFHEAPSSYKAPVSPKVPLSSMETSSPKSTSGKAASSPKVTSSTKELSSPKVSSCTKDSFPPKVSTSTKAASSPKVSAKKRNFDDCCQGSEDEVSARKSNCSRKDIDLNKVDAEVFHGDASKEQPKKSFPEVAFTSPLRANQTNKPSGKQAPATLRKDCLAKSVRDLLAEKAKMDIRKNLSEAKRKAEKAAADKEEAEKAAAAKEKAVAAAAKKEVLAAAAKKEASTAVRKRTVEDESRKASVSAKSPDKAKKCAKIEKKEIQNMTKKPVSYKKTYKKQEEVMKSEIIEKPAFDSRSITVPDSDFYDFDKDRTENCFDTNQIWATYDDENGMPRFYARIVRVVSLDPFKVQMNWIEPKLHKYQTCGEFTVGKVISSYMLNMYSHLMKWEKSPKGIFTIVPRKSDVWALYREWDSCWDENTPAEIRHKYEIVEVLTDFSEELGVSVVPLVKVSGFRNLFRKQHLASQSSDEWVVPKAELLRFSHQIPARRLTKEDSPIIPEGCWEVDPAATPLDVLCQGNTETKKKEPWTAEKVEAAEERGGEAEGKGAEAKTKFAEFEIKIELGEERAAG